The DNA window TACCGGGCCGGAAATCCTGATTCGCCGCGCCCTCTTCGCCCGAGGCTACCGCTACCGCATCCATGATCGCAAACTGCCGGGCCGCCCCGACATCGTCTTTCCCGGACGCCGGGCACTCATCATGATCCATGGCTGTTTCTGGCACACGCACGGCTGTCATCTCTCCGCTACCCCGGCCACGCGCCGGGAGTTCTGGGAACGGAAGCTGGGTGAGAACCGTGCGCGTGACGACCGTGTGCTCAACGCCCTGCGTCTGGCCGGCTGGCGCGTCCTGACCGTCTGGGAATGCGCGCTGCGGGGTAAGAACCGACAGGATCCGGGGGCCGTGATCGACGCCTGCGAGCGGTTCCTGAATCATCCGGAGATGCGCCGCGCAACGATTGAAGGCTTGTCGCGCGGAAGCGTGCCACCCGGCTTGAGCGGAGACGAC is part of the Thiocystis violascens DSM 198 genome and encodes:
- a CDS encoding very short patch repair endonuclease, which produces MSEAGEPKPSGDVLTPAQRSRCMSRIRSRDTGPEILIRRALFARGYRYRIHDRKLPGRPDIVFPGRRALIMIHGCFWHTHGCHLSATPATRREFWERKLGENRARDDRVLNALRLAGWRVLTVWECALRGKNRQDPGAVIDACERFLNHPEMRRATIEGLSRGSVPPGLSGDDTDRT